The DNA region CCGATCCGGTCGACGGCCTCGCACACCTCCTCCGGTTGCCGGGCGGTGAAGCAGAGCCGGAAGAACCCCGGGGCGGGGCTGTGCATGGTGCCGCCGGGGAGGAGGGAGACCCCGGTGGGCGGGGCGGCGAGGTAGTTGAAGAGCCAGAGCTCGTCCCGGTCCAGCCCGGTGCCGGCCGCGATCGGCAGCGGGGTGGCGGCGTACGAACCCTCGGGCGGGCGCTTGCCGAGGTACTCCTGGAGGTCGAGCCAGAAGAACTGGGCCGGGTTGTCGCCCTCCAGGTACACGAACCCGATGTCGTTGGCGGCCAGCCGGTCCTTCACCCGCTCGAAGCTCGCGCTCAGCAGCTCACGGTAGCGCCGCATCGCGTAGTCGGTGTACAGCTCCGAGCCGGAGCCGTTCACCGTGCTGGACAGCAGCGAGCCGATCACGTAGTGCTTCAGCGAGTCGAAGGGCGTGAACCAGGACATCGGGTGCTTCTTCTCCTCGATGCCCTGGGTGCCGAGCATCGCCCGCTGCACCGGGCCGTACTTCGAGACCACGAAGCCCGTCCGGAACCCCGACAGTCCGAAGTCCTTGGCGAACCCCCACACCACGTGGATCCGCTCCGGGTGCTTCCGGTAGGCGTCCAGGGCCACCGCGCTGGTGAACGGGATCCGCCCGCCGTCGACCTGCGAGTGACAGTAGATCTCATCGGAGATGATGTGAAGCTCGGTCTCGTCGATGGCCCAGGCGTAGATCTCCTCCAGCAGTTCCTTGCCGTAGTTGACGCCCAGCGGGTTGTGCGGGTTGGTCAGAACCAGCAGACGGGGCTGCCGGCCGGTCTGCCGCTCGTGCGCCCGGAACCGCTCCTTGACCAGGTCCAGCGTCAGCCGGAAGCGTCCGGGGCCCTCGGTCGGCAGGTCCACCGGGACGCACCTGAGCTTCGGCCGCTGCTCGAACGACCAGTTGAACCCCTGCCAGTACGGCGCCGGGATCAGCACCGCGTCACCCTCCACCAGCGGCGGCGGGCCGGGCTCGCCGTTCCTGGGCGCGTCCTGGAGCGCGAAGGCGAGGCACTCCAGCGCCGAGCCGACGCCCGCCGTCCCGAACACGTCACCGGCCGACACCCGGGCGCCCCAGGCCTTGCCGAGCAGGGCCGCCACCTGCTCCCGGAGCTCCGGCGTGCCGTAGGCGGACATGTAGTGGATGTACGGCTCGGGCAGCAGGGCGGTGTGGTCGAACACCATCTTCTGCATCGAGTCGTCGTAGACCAGGACGTTCTCCGCGACGGACAGGTCGACGGCCTCGTCGGGCGCCAGGTGGCGGTGGTAGAAGGCGAGGGCCTGCTCGAAGTCGGGGATGCGCGCGAGCAGTTCGGCGGCGTCGTTCAGGCCCGTGGGGGTGGCGGGGGTGGTCATGGCGCGGGGGTTCTCCTCCGGATTCGCCGGACCCGCCCGCCGGTCACGGACAGTGGCGGATCCGGCTGGTTCGCATACGGATAGTGCCAGCGCACCACGCACCCCGAACCCCCGCCAGCCGTCGGCACCCATCCGGCGACGGCCGCCCGCCACCCGGGGCGCCGGGCCGGGAGGACCGGCGGGACCCGCGGGAGCCGCCGGACCGGCGGCCGTGCAGGGCGGGCGTGCAGGGCGGGCGCACGTCGGCCCGGCCGTCAGCCGGCCGTCAGGCGGATGCCAGCGGCTTGGCCCAGCGCGTCCACTGCGGCTGCGGACCGTACCCGGCGGCCTGCCAGGTGCGGTGGCCGAGGGCGTTGTCGTCCAGCACCATCGCATCCGCCCGGCGGCCGCCCAGGGCCGCGAAGCGCTCCTCGGCGGCGGCCAGCAGGGCGGCGCCGACGCCCTGCCGGCGGTGCTCCGGGTCGACGGCGAGCCGGTAGAGGTGGCAGCGCCAGCCGTCCCAGCCGGCGATCACCGTGCCGACCGGAACGGCCGGGTCGTCCGCCCGGACCGCGAGGATCAGGCACTCCGGGTCGCGGCCGAGCAGCGCGGCCACACCCGCCGCGTCGTCGGTGATGCTGGTGCCCTTGGCCGCGCGGGCCCAGAGGGCCAGCACGGCGGGG from Kitasatospora sp. NBC_00458 includes:
- a CDS encoding pyridoxal phosphate-dependent aminotransferase, with protein sequence MTTPATPTGLNDAAELLARIPDFEQALAFYHRHLAPDEAVDLSVAENVLVYDDSMQKMVFDHTALLPEPYIHYMSAYGTPELREQVAALLGKAWGARVSAGDVFGTAGVGSALECLAFALQDAPRNGEPGPPPLVEGDAVLIPAPYWQGFNWSFEQRPKLRCVPVDLPTEGPGRFRLTLDLVKERFRAHERQTGRQPRLLVLTNPHNPLGVNYGKELLEEIYAWAIDETELHIISDEIYCHSQVDGGRIPFTSAVALDAYRKHPERIHVVWGFAKDFGLSGFRTGFVVSKYGPVQRAMLGTQGIEEKKHPMSWFTPFDSLKHYVIGSLLSSTVNGSGSELYTDYAMRRYRELLSASFERVKDRLAANDIGFVYLEGDNPAQFFWLDLQEYLGKRPPEGSYAATPLPIAAGTGLDRDELWLFNYLAAPPTGVSLLPGGTMHSPAPGFFRLCFTARQPEEVCEAVDRIGLALGKLVILG
- a CDS encoding GNAT family N-acetyltransferase, with the translated sequence MTDDYALRTATPDEIPAVLALWARAAKGTSITDDAAGVAALLGRDPECLILAVRADDPAVPVGTVIAGWDGWRCHLYRLAVDPEHRRQGVGAALLAAAEERFAALGGRRADAMVLDDNALGHRTWQAAGYGPQPQWTRWAKPLASA